A genomic region of Vibrio sp. 10N contains the following coding sequences:
- a CDS encoding LacI family DNA-binding transcriptional regulator yields the protein MASLHDVAKLAGVSKSTVSRVVNNEYGVKQATKDKVQKAIDELGYQTNLVAKELKSQKTNLIGVIVPRVASSATSQGVDGLSRVFDNAGKQVLLASTQQSFQKEIEFIRLFNQKRVEGIILYATHLDEELVEVILQSAAPVVLVGQDGSLFNIPSIVHDDFRVGFEAGNRLISSGCSHIGFIGVASSDIAVDKLRYQGLEQALQFKRKGEPLFHSRGEFTIESGYQQAKQLLAEHADLDGVFCATDRIAIGAVKAIQELGLTAGSDIKVLGVGNDELGSVSSPSISTFNYPFDKAGESAAKLLMDLLSGEPAMMSKIVLTFQTIDRETC from the coding sequence ATGGCAAGCTTACATGATGTCGCTAAACTCGCTGGCGTTTCCAAATCTACTGTATCTCGAGTTGTGAACAACGAGTATGGGGTAAAGCAAGCGACAAAAGATAAGGTTCAAAAGGCCATTGATGAGCTGGGCTATCAAACAAACCTAGTGGCGAAGGAACTTAAGTCACAAAAGACCAATTTGATTGGGGTGATTGTCCCAAGGGTCGCGTCAAGCGCCACCTCACAAGGGGTCGACGGTTTAAGTCGTGTGTTCGATAATGCAGGTAAGCAGGTATTGCTTGCCAGTACGCAGCAATCTTTTCAAAAAGAAATTGAGTTCATCCGTCTTTTTAACCAAAAGCGTGTCGAGGGTATCATCTTGTATGCAACCCACTTAGACGAAGAGTTGGTTGAGGTGATTTTGCAGTCCGCTGCACCTGTGGTGCTGGTGGGTCAGGATGGCTCTTTGTTTAATATTCCGAGTATTGTACATGATGATTTTCGAGTCGGATTTGAGGCTGGAAATCGTTTAATATCATCGGGTTGTAGTCATATTGGCTTTATCGGAGTGGCCAGTTCAGATATTGCGGTGGATAAACTTCGTTACCAAGGCCTTGAGCAAGCGCTGCAATTTAAACGTAAAGGAGAGCCACTATTTCATAGTCGCGGTGAATTTACGATTGAGTCGGGCTATCAACAAGCGAAACAACTGTTGGCCGAGCATGCCGACTTAGATGGCGTGTTTTGTGCGACCGACCGCATTGCGATTGGAGCGGTAAAGGCGATTCAAGAACTTGGCTTGACTGCCGGTTCGGATATTAAAGTGCTAGGGGTGGGTAATGATGAGCTTGGCTCTGTGTCGTCACCAAGTATTTCTACTTTTAACTATCCTTTTGATAAGGCAGGTGAAAGTGCCGCGAAGCTACTGATGGATTTGCTTAGTGGTGAACCTGCTATGATGAGTAAAATTGTTCTTACTTTCCAAACTATCGATCGTGAAACCTGCTAG
- a CDS encoding PTS mannitol transporter subunit IICBA: protein MLSPEAKIKVQNFGRFLSNMVMPNIGAFIAWGLITALFIPTGWIPNETLGSMVGPMITYLLPLLIGYTGGKMVAGDRGAVVGAITTMGVIVGTDIPMFMGAMIVGPLGGLAIKKFDQAVEGKVKSGFEMLVNNFSAGIVGMLCAILAFLVIGPAVKVLSTALAAGVGMMVSAGLLPLTSIFVEPAKILFLNNAINHGIFSPLGIQQAEEMGKSIFFLIEANPGPGLGLLLAYMFFGRGNAKESAPGAAIIHFFGGIHEIYFPYVLMNPRLIIAVIAGGMTGVFTLTMFDAGLVSPASPGSIFAILLMTPKSAFVGVILSVIASATVTFFVASLLMKTSKQDDEEESLEKAASQMANMKAASKGQAGAALELATVRKIIVACDAGMGSSAMGASMLRKKVEAAGLGIEVTNLAINNLPDGADIVITHKDLTDRARTHAADAHHISLGNFLDGALYDGLVADLVNAQQAGAEPKKPEAPADTSSSNEEGTLKLSNENIFLGMEVKTKEEVIKFAGEQLVKLGYVEPQYVEGMLAREELVSTYLGESIAVPHGTIEAKQFVNKTGIVFCQFPDGVQWGEDEDDVAKMVIGIAAQGDEHIQVITAITNSLDDDEAVECLKSTTNVEDVLRILSGK, encoded by the coding sequence ATGCTATCTCCTGAAGCAAAAATCAAAGTACAAAACTTTGGTCGTTTCCTCTCCAACATGGTAATGCCAAACATTGGTGCATTTATCGCTTGGGGTTTGATTACGGCACTATTTATTCCAACCGGATGGATCCCTAATGAAACATTAGGTTCAATGGTTGGCCCTATGATCACTTACCTTCTGCCACTGCTGATTGGTTACACGGGTGGTAAGATGGTCGCTGGCGATCGCGGTGCGGTTGTTGGTGCAATCACCACAATGGGAGTGATTGTTGGTACTGACATCCCAATGTTTATGGGGGCGATGATTGTTGGTCCTCTAGGCGGTCTAGCAATTAAGAAATTCGACCAAGCGGTTGAAGGCAAAGTGAAGAGCGGCTTCGAGATGTTGGTGAACAACTTCTCTGCCGGTATCGTTGGTATGCTTTGTGCCATCCTTGCTTTCCTTGTGATTGGTCCAGCAGTGAAAGTGCTATCAACTGCGCTAGCAGCTGGTGTTGGCATGATGGTTAGCGCAGGTCTTCTGCCTCTTACTTCTATCTTTGTTGAACCTGCGAAAATTCTATTCCTAAATAACGCAATCAACCACGGTATCTTCTCACCACTGGGTATCCAACAAGCAGAAGAGATGGGTAAATCTATCTTCTTCTTGATTGAAGCAAACCCAGGTCCTGGTCTAGGTCTTCTACTTGCTTACATGTTCTTCGGTCGTGGTAATGCAAAAGAGTCAGCTCCGGGTGCAGCGATTATCCACTTCTTCGGTGGTATCCACGAAATCTACTTCCCATACGTTCTGATGAACCCACGTCTAATCATCGCTGTTATTGCTGGTGGTATGACAGGTGTGTTCACTCTAACTATGTTCGATGCAGGTCTAGTATCTCCGGCATCACCAGGTTCTATCTTCGCGATTCTACTGATGACACCTAAGTCTGCATTTGTTGGTGTGATTCTGTCAGTCATTGCTTCTGCGACGGTAACTTTCTTTGTAGCGTCTCTACTAATGAAAACGTCTAAACAAGACGATGAAGAAGAGTCACTAGAAAAAGCAGCAAGCCAAATGGCGAACATGAAAGCGGCTTCTAAAGGTCAAGCTGGTGCAGCTCTGGAACTAGCGACAGTGCGCAAAATCATCGTAGCGTGTGACGCGGGTATGGGCTCAAGTGCAATGGGTGCAAGCATGCTTCGTAAAAAAGTAGAAGCAGCAGGCCTTGGCATTGAAGTGACTAACCTTGCGATCAACAACTTACCTGATGGCGCTGACATTGTGATTACTCACAAAGACCTAACCGACCGTGCTCGTACTCATGCAGCGGATGCACACCACATCTCGCTAGGTAACTTCCTAGACGGTGCTCTGTACGATGGTCTAGTTGCAGACTTGGTTAATGCACAACAAGCGGGTGCTGAGCCAAAAAAGCCTGAAGCACCAGCAGACACTAGCTCAAGCAATGAAGAAGGAACGCTTAAGCTATCAAATGAAAATATCTTCTTGGGCATGGAAGTGAAGACCAAAGAAGAAGTTATCAAGTTTGCTGGTGAGCAACTCGTAAAACTTGGTTATGTAGAACCGCAATATGTGGAAGGCATGTTGGCTCGTGAAGAGTTGGTTTCTACTTACCTAGGTGAGTCGATTGCAGTACCTCACGGCACTATTGAAGCAAAACAGTTCGTTAACAAGACAGGTATCGTGTTCTGTCAGTTCCCTGACGGTGTTCAGTGGGGCGAAGACGAAGATGATGTCGCTAAGATGGTGATTGGTATCGCGGCGCAAGGTGATGAACACATTCAGGTTATCACGGCGATTACGAATTCACTTGATGACGACGAAGCTGTCGAATGTTTGAAGTCTACCACTAATGTTGAAGATGTCCTTCGCATCCTAAGTGGTAAGTAG
- a CDS encoding glycoside hydrolase family 32 protein: MFSVSDLVTMLGGQANITRVLSPNKQLVIEVNDLALIHDSLPPYSLEEVLGKPQLTFSMPDNFDEASLLEFGCVIAEQQKLLAVESSQPAACEHRPTWHVSPPRGLLNDPNGFIYHQGQYHLFYQWYPHGCVHKDKYWAHLTSRDLINWDWQPLALTPSDWFDSHGVFSGHALSQGEQLMLFYTGNTRIGNQRDRHTTQCLAVSDDGIHFKKLGPVIPELPDGVTPHIRDPKIVRHGDYWLMLLGAQTTDLKGRLAVYRSQDLVEWEFVALCGDEMGDFGYMWECPDLFELGGEHFAVVGPQGIESESAVHTIPHHNGYTKAELDEEGKITLSEFGNLDKGFDFYAPQTLLTVDGRRVLSGWMGLPDEIDHPSTDNGWVHQLTALRELSNKGGRLTQMPIAEIETLYQDKQCFSLDNTSYQQLNNKAFDMSVELEWGSELRLHAKEGQYVSIRLDEATRTLLLDRTHTLIREGDTQREVALTSDKVALRILSDESSLEIFVNGGEQVLTSRVFTDKDATAIELVGGLANFELFPLSAASAPFIVS; this comes from the coding sequence ATGTTCTCAGTTAGCGATCTTGTAACAATGCTCGGTGGTCAAGCCAATATCACGCGTGTGTTATCCCCCAACAAACAGTTGGTGATTGAAGTGAATGACCTAGCGCTTATTCATGACTCTTTGCCACCCTACAGCTTAGAGGAGGTGCTGGGGAAGCCACAACTCACGTTCTCCATGCCAGATAATTTTGATGAGGCAAGTTTACTAGAATTTGGCTGTGTGATTGCGGAGCAGCAAAAGCTACTCGCTGTTGAGTCAAGTCAGCCAGCAGCTTGTGAACATCGCCCTACTTGGCACGTTTCACCTCCTAGAGGATTGTTGAATGACCCAAACGGCTTTATTTATCATCAGGGGCAATATCATCTTTTCTATCAGTGGTACCCACACGGCTGTGTTCATAAAGATAAATACTGGGCGCATCTAACAAGTCGTGATTTGATCAATTGGGATTGGCAACCGCTGGCGTTAACACCATCAGATTGGTTCGACAGTCATGGAGTGTTTTCGGGTCATGCATTGAGCCAGGGTGAACAATTGATGTTGTTCTATACGGGCAACACCCGAATTGGCAATCAACGCGATCGCCATACCACCCAGTGCTTGGCAGTCTCCGATGACGGTATCCACTTCAAGAAATTGGGCCCAGTTATTCCTGAGCTACCTGACGGTGTCACGCCGCATATTCGCGATCCAAAAATTGTTCGACATGGCGACTATTGGCTGATGTTACTCGGTGCTCAAACCACAGATCTAAAAGGTCGATTAGCCGTTTATCGTTCGCAGGATCTTGTTGAATGGGAGTTTGTTGCCCTATGCGGTGATGAGATGGGTGATTTTGGCTATATGTGGGAGTGCCCGGATCTGTTTGAACTGGGTGGAGAGCATTTTGCTGTTGTTGGACCTCAGGGTATTGAATCGGAAAGTGCTGTTCATACGATTCCTCATCATAACGGCTATACCAAAGCGGAGTTAGATGAAGAAGGTAAAATCACCTTGTCTGAATTTGGAAATCTCGACAAAGGTTTTGACTTTTACGCGCCGCAAACCCTGTTAACCGTCGATGGTCGACGCGTCCTTTCGGGCTGGATGGGATTGCCAGATGAAATCGATCATCCTTCCACAGATAATGGTTGGGTGCATCAATTGACCGCGTTGCGTGAACTTAGCAACAAAGGTGGTCGATTGACTCAAATGCCAATTGCGGAAATAGAGACTTTGTATCAAGACAAACAATGTTTTAGCCTTGATAACACCAGCTATCAGCAACTTAACAATAAAGCGTTTGATATGAGTGTTGAGCTAGAGTGGGGAAGCGAGTTGAGGTTACACGCTAAAGAAGGCCAGTACGTTTCGATTCGATTAGATGAAGCAACTCGTACATTGCTTTTAGATAGAACTCACACCTTGATCCGCGAAGGAGACACACAGCGTGAAGTAGCTTTAACGAGTGATAAAGTGGCATTGCGTATTCTATCTGATGAGTCCTCATTGGAGATCTTTGTTAATGGTGGTGAGCAAGTACTGACGAGTCGAGTGTTTACCGATAAAGATGCAACAGCCATTGAGCTTGTTGGTGGTTTAGCAAACTTTGAGCTTTTCCCTCTAAGCGCAGCAAGTGCCCCATTCATAGTTAGCTAG
- a CDS encoding HAD family hydrolase: MFKALLFDMDGLIFDTEAVYKVSWQYAAETMGFDLTDEFYQRFIGVQDPDCERMLAEHFGEGFDLAEYKTIRDTYYHKVRKAGVAFKEGFHTLFTEAKAQQLTLALVTSSALTETKLNFSNTDYLNQFDLVITAEDVANGKPEPDCYIMAYERLGLTAKDCLVLEDSNNGMRSGKAAGCYAAMIPDIVSPQKDVVESADYIFDSLDQVTALLKSATVMP; this comes from the coding sequence ATGTTCAAAGCACTACTGTTCGATATGGATGGGCTCATTTTTGACACAGAAGCGGTATACAAAGTTAGCTGGCAGTATGCCGCCGAAACAATGGGGTTTGATTTAACCGACGAGTTTTATCAGCGGTTTATTGGGGTTCAAGACCCGGACTGTGAAAGAATGCTCGCAGAACATTTTGGGGAAGGCTTTGACCTAGCTGAATACAAAACAATCCGAGACACGTATTACCACAAAGTTCGTAAAGCTGGAGTTGCGTTTAAAGAGGGTTTCCACACACTATTTACCGAAGCCAAAGCCCAACAACTGACACTCGCACTCGTTACTTCATCTGCCCTAACTGAGACCAAATTAAACTTTAGCAATACCGACTACCTAAACCAGTTCGATCTTGTTATCACAGCAGAAGATGTCGCCAACGGCAAACCGGAGCCAGATTGCTACATCATGGCCTATGAGAGACTTGGACTGACGGCTAAAGATTGCTTGGTACTTGAGGACTCAAACAATGGGATGCGTTCTGGTAAAGCTGCCGGATGCTACGCCGCGATGATTCCCGACATAGTGTCGCCACAGAAAGACGTGGTAGAAAGTGCCGACTATATCTTTGATTCACTTGACCAAGTGACCGCATTACTAAAATCAGCAACAGTCATGCCATAA
- a CDS encoding sucrose-specific PTS transporter subunit IIBC, with the protein MNYPVIAKQLLALLGGKDNLSALAHCATRLRLAVKDESLIQEKAIDDLEGVKGQFKVAGQYQIIFGSGIVNQVYAELAKLTGMSEMSTKDVASAGAQKQNLLQRAVKGLSDIFVPIIPAIVAGGLLMGIFNLLTAPGLFIEGQSLIEANPGLADLASMINTFANAPFVYLPVLLAFSASKKFGGNPFLGAALGMLMVHPDLLNGWGFGGAAVSGTIPTWNILGFEIQKVGYQGSVLPVLVSAFILAKVENGLRKFIPSVLDNLLTPMLAIFITGFLTFTVVGPFTRDIGFLLGDGLNWLYDSAGFVGGALFGFIYAPFVITGMHHSFIAIETQLLADIAITGGTFIFPIAAMSNIAQGGAALAVGFTTKDIKLKGIAMPSGVTALLGITEPAMFGVNLKLRYPFIAAIIGAAISSAFITMFNVKAQALGAAGLPGIISIRPENIGYYIAGMAMSFAIAFGLTIVLGMRNKQTAGNQTEASA; encoded by the coding sequence ATGAACTATCCAGTCATAGCCAAACAACTACTCGCGCTGCTTGGGGGAAAGGACAACCTCTCTGCCTTGGCACACTGCGCTACTCGCTTACGCCTCGCTGTAAAAGATGAATCGCTGATCCAAGAAAAAGCCATCGACGATCTAGAAGGCGTGAAAGGACAGTTCAAAGTCGCTGGTCAGTATCAGATCATTTTCGGCTCTGGCATCGTTAACCAAGTTTACGCAGAACTCGCTAAACTGACTGGCATGTCTGAAATGTCCACCAAGGACGTGGCTTCTGCGGGTGCCCAAAAGCAAAACTTACTGCAGCGAGCAGTAAAGGGCTTGTCGGACATCTTTGTTCCTATCATCCCTGCCATTGTGGCCGGCGGTCTATTGATGGGTATCTTTAACCTGCTGACCGCACCTGGCCTGTTTATTGAAGGGCAGTCGCTGATTGAAGCCAACCCAGGCCTTGCCGATCTGGCCAGCATGATTAACACTTTTGCGAACGCACCATTTGTTTACTTACCTGTTTTGCTCGCATTCTCAGCTTCGAAGAAATTTGGCGGTAACCCGTTCCTTGGCGCAGCTCTTGGTATGTTGATGGTTCACCCAGACCTACTTAACGGCTGGGGCTTTGGCGGCGCAGCGGTATCGGGCACGATCCCAACTTGGAACATCTTAGGCTTTGAGATCCAAAAAGTCGGTTACCAAGGATCCGTGTTACCTGTGCTCGTGTCCGCGTTCATCCTTGCTAAAGTGGAAAATGGTCTGCGCAAGTTTATTCCATCTGTATTAGATAACTTACTAACGCCGATGCTTGCCATCTTTATCACTGGCTTCTTAACCTTTACGGTTGTCGGTCCATTCACTCGTGATATTGGCTTCCTACTTGGTGATGGTCTTAACTGGCTATATGACTCAGCAGGTTTTGTCGGTGGTGCGCTATTTGGCTTCATCTACGCACCGTTTGTTATTACTGGTATGCACCACAGCTTTATTGCTATCGAGACCCAGCTTCTGGCCGATATCGCAATCACCGGTGGTACGTTCATTTTCCCTATCGCGGCAATGTCTAACATTGCGCAGGGCGGTGCAGCACTAGCGGTAGGCTTTACCACTAAAGATATCAAGCTTAAAGGGATTGCCATGCCTTCTGGCGTGACAGCGCTATTGGGTATCACAGAGCCAGCAATGTTTGGTGTTAACCTAAAACTGCGCTACCCGTTCATCGCCGCTATCATCGGTGCGGCAATCTCAAGTGCTTTCATCACTATGTTTAACGTGAAAGCACAAGCACTAGGCGCAGCTGGTCTGCCAGGTATCATCTCAATTCGTCCAGAGAAC